In Amphiura filiformis chromosome 1, Afil_fr2py, whole genome shotgun sequence, the following are encoded in one genomic region:
- the LOC140149652 gene encoding tyrosine-protein kinase SYK-like, with amino-acid sequence MTQHQIQKAMSQQHREQFVKLMKSLMHKEQPWFHGILDREEAEQRIIKSGLQEGKFLVRERKEVGSFALSLCFQNSVYHYRIDKDCTGQLSIKDGPKFDTLLMMVDHYEQKKDGLLCTLGGPCSDPRRRRHSDMGPSSHQMNGNKSSSEGNLGALRKSDSEYTHKPAFARGPTTYHHNNVEFNPIEGRLDRLPNRTPPSPPYIGASQHDPQLYPPLPSEGAVGGTPPVLPPGRTKQQASNLRDILDRDWGDEPTEPATPTIPEQEPSPRKNGNPPPIDDNREYPARNAQEDIYNEVAKSKQTKKLDYRNLDLAEPIGKGNFGSVLKGTYKMQGRLIPVAVKTLKTESGIPNSKPEIIKEAEIMAGLDHPHIVRMIGICEGAEMMLVLELAELGPLHKYLKKHTDMSIRNVLELMLQVARGMQYLEEEANFVHRDLAARNVLLVDETFAKISDFGMSKALGLDSQYYVAETAGKWPLKWYAPECIYRFRFSSKSDVWSYGVTLWEALSYGKKPYANMKGQELMQYIEKDQRLHKPERCPEEVYELMRSCWLFNANDRPTFRDIVRQMTEILSKLRSGTLRNYHYNYK; translated from the exons AGTTAGAGAACGGAAGGAGGTTGGCAGCTTTGCCTTATCATTATGCTTTCAGAATTCTGTATACCATTATAGAATAGATAAAGACTGTACAGGACAACTATCAATCAAAGATGGACCCAAATTTGACACATTACTCATg ATGGTTGACCATTATGAACAGAAGAAAGATGGGCTTTTATGCACTCTTGGAGGACCCTGCTCTGATCCTCGTAGAAGGAGACATTCAG ATATGGGTCCATCATCTCATCAAATGAACGGCAACAAATCATCATCGGAAGGTAACCTAGGAGCACTGCGCAAGTCTGATTCTGAGTATACCCATAAAC CGGCCTTTGCTCGTGGACCAACAACGTACCATCACAACAATGTGGAATTCAATCCAATTGAAGGCAGATTAGACAGATTACCTAACAGAACTCCACCTTCCCCACCCTATATAGGTGCATCCCAACATGAT CCTCAGTTGTACCCGCCGTTACCTTCAGAAGGAGCAGTTGGAGGAACACCACCTGTATTGCCACCTGGCAGAACCAAGCAACAAGCTTCAAATTTGAGAGACATCTTAGATAGAGATTGGGGTGATGAACCAACAG AACCAGCAACACCTACTATTCCAGAAC AGGAGCCAAGTCCTAGGAAAAATGGCAACCCACCACCTATTGATGACAACAGAGAGTACCCAGCACGGAATGCCCAGGAAGATATATATAACGAAGTAGCAAAGTCAAAGCAAACTAAGAAACTAGATTATCGTAATCTAGACTTAGCAGAACCTATTG GCAAAGGCAACTTTGGCTCAGTGTTAAAAGGAACTTATAAAATGCAAGGTCGCTTAATCCCCGTAGCTGTCAAGACACTCAAGACAGAAAGCGGTATACCCAATTCAAAG ccTGAGATTATCAAAGAAGCTGAAATCATGGCAGGTTTAGATCATCCACATATTGTGAGAATGATAG GTATCTGTGAAGGTGCAGAAATGATGTTAGTTTTAGAACTTGCCGAATTAGGTCCACTTCACAAATATTTAAAGAAGCATAC TGACATGAGTATAAGGAATGTGCTAGAGCTTATGCTCCAGGTTGCTAGAGGCATGCAGTACCTCGAAGAGGAAGCCAATTTTGTACATAGAGATTTAGCTGCCAGAAATGTGCTGCTTGTTGACGAGACTTTTGCCAAGATAAGTGACTTTGGGATGTCCAAGGCATTGGGGCTGGATAGCCAGTACTATGTG GCTGAAACTGCAGGCAAGTGGCCACTCAAGTGGTACGCCCCTGAATGTATATACAGGTTCCGATTCAGCAGTAAAAGTGATGTGTGGAGTTATGGTGTTACACTATGGGAAGCACTATCATATGGCAAGAAGCCTTATGCT AACATGAAAGGCCAAGAGCTGATGCAGTATATAGAAAAAGATCAGAGGTTACACAAACCCGAGAGATGTCCTGAAGAAGTCTATGAACTCATGAGAAGTTGCTGGTTATTCAA TGCCAACGACAGACCGACATTCAGGGATATCGTTAGACAGATGACAGAAATACTAAGCAAGCTAAGATCAGGAACATTGCGCAACTATCACTATAACTATAAGTAA